The following proteins are co-located in the Flavobacterium sp. CECT 9288 genome:
- a CDS encoding OmpH family outer membrane protein produces MKQIKTLLIAALLMLGANQTVNAQAKTAHVDVSEIMTKMPAVLDGQKQLDKLSGTYDAEYKKMVEEYQGKLKKYEAEASTVTEAINGERSKEVQDMQKRIVDYRDNAQKELQQKESDIMKPLMEKVRASIQKIGKAKGFQYIVDGSSLLLADGPNITADVKKDLGF; encoded by the coding sequence ATGAAACAAATCAAAACTCTATTAATTGCTGCACTATTAATGTTAGGAGCAAATCAAACCGTTAATGCACAAGCAAAGACAGCTCATGTTGATGTTAGTGAGATTATGACAAAAATGCCAGCAGTATTAGATGGTCAAAAACAATTAGATAAATTGAGTGGTACATATGATGCTGAATACAAAAAAATGGTAGAAGAGTACCAAGGGAAATTAAAAAAGTACGAAGCAGAAGCTTCTACAGTAACTGAAGCAATAAACGGTGAACGTTCAAAAGAAGTACAAGACATGCAAAAAAGAATTGTTGATTACAGAGACAATGCTCAAAAAGAATTGCAACAAAAAGAATCAGATATCATGAAACCACTTATGGAAAAAGTAAGAGCTTCAATCCAAAAAATTGGTAAAGCTAAAGGTTTTCAATATATCGTTGATGGATCTTCTTTATTACTTGCTGACGGACCAAACATAACAGCTGATGTAAAAAAAGATTTAGGTTTCTAA
- the murI gene encoding glutamate racemase — protein MDYNNQPIGIFDSGIGGTSIWSAIHELLPNEKTIYLADSKNAPYGQKSKSEIITLSIKNTDFLLDMGCKLIVVACNTATTNAIQELRAKYTIPFIGIEPAIKPAVTHSKTQVIGILATQGTLNSELFNKTTEKYQDTKIIEQVGHGLVQLIENGKINSPEMTLLLESYLAPMIRENIDYLVLGCSHYPYLIPQIKKILPDHIQIIDSGQAVAKQTQNVLREKVGFSSSSGSENIFYTNTNPKVLQEIIGNNFTAISKDF, from the coding sequence ATGGATTACAACAATCAGCCGATAGGAATTTTTGACTCAGGAATAGGTGGCACCTCTATATGGAGTGCTATACACGAATTACTTCCAAATGAAAAAACAATATACCTTGCCGATAGCAAAAATGCTCCCTACGGTCAAAAATCAAAATCAGAGATTATTACATTGAGCATAAAAAACACTGATTTTTTATTGGATATGGGTTGTAAATTAATAGTAGTTGCCTGCAATACAGCCACCACAAATGCCATTCAAGAATTAAGAGCCAAATATACTATTCCGTTCATTGGCATAGAACCAGCTATAAAGCCTGCTGTTACGCATTCAAAAACACAAGTAATTGGCATTTTAGCAACACAAGGGACACTCAATAGTGAGCTCTTTAATAAAACAACTGAAAAATATCAGGATACAAAAATAATTGAACAAGTAGGACACGGTTTGGTTCAATTGATAGAAAACGGGAAGATAAACTCCCCAGAAATGACTCTTTTACTAGAATCTTATCTTGCACCAATGATTCGAGAAAACATTGATTATCTTGTGCTGGGATGTAGTCATTACCCCTATTTGATTCCGCAAATAAAAAAAATACTTCCTGATCACATTCAAATTATAGATTCAGGTCAGGCTGTAGCCAAACAAACTCAAAACGTGCTACGAGAAAAAGTAGGTTTTAGTTCTAGTTCAGGGTCTGAAAATATATTTTACACGAATACGAATCCAAAAGTGCTACAAGAAATTATTGGCAATAATTTTACAGCCATTAGCAAAGACTTTTAA
- a CDS encoding gamma carbonic anhydrase family protein: MIIKSVLGKTPAIPEDCYVAENATIVGDVKFGKNCSVWFNAVIRGDVNFITIGDKVNIQDGAVIHCTYKKYPTIIGNNVSIGHNAIVHGCTLHDNVLIGMGAIVMDNCIVESNSIVAAGAVITQNTVVTSGSIWAGVPAKKVKDIDQSDFAGEIERISNNYVMYSSWFKEE, from the coding sequence ATGATCATAAAATCGGTTCTAGGAAAAACTCCTGCTATACCTGAAGATTGCTATGTTGCAGAAAATGCAACCATTGTTGGCGATGTGAAATTTGGAAAAAATTGTAGTGTTTGGTTTAATGCTGTAATTAGAGGTGATGTAAATTTTATTACTATAGGAGATAAGGTAAATATTCAAGATGGTGCCGTTATTCATTGTACCTATAAAAAGTACCCCACAATTATAGGGAATAATGTTTCTATTGGTCATAATGCTATTGTGCACGGTTGTACCCTACACGATAACGTTTTAATAGGTATGGGAGCTATAGTTATGGATAATTGTATTGTAGAAAGTAACTCTATTGTAGCTGCAGGTGCTGTGATTACTCAAAACACAGTTGTAACTTCGGGTTCTATTTGGGCTGGAGTTCCTGCAAAAAAAGTTAAAGATATTGATCAGTCTGATTTTGCTGGAGAAATTGAACGTATCTCTAATAATTATGTGATGTATTCGAGTTGGTTCAAAGAAGAGTAA
- a CDS encoding type IX secretion system membrane protein PorP/SprF, producing the protein MYQKLTVLLVFFFCQNTFAQEGIPVYSDYLSDNYYLLHPSMAGAANCSKIRLTARKQWFDQEDAPALQTLSFNGRISDNAGAGIIVFNDKNGFHSQKGVKLTYAYHLMFSRDEVDLNQLSFGMSAGFIQSQLDQTSFLEPGQSDPSVDGTVILKEAYFNTDIGLSYNYLDFYAHATVKNAIESRRAIYSDYESDNLRKYMISVGYNFGNPKELLWEPSVLYQQVEATNEKAIDLNLKVYKNIDFGRVWGGLSYRRSLEGAQFNDNGVIGTQKLQYITPIVGVNVNKFMFAYTYSQLSGAVQFDNGGYHQITLGIDLFCKPAKYSCNCPAIN; encoded by the coding sequence ATGTATCAAAAACTTACTGTTTTACTTGTTTTTTTCTTTTGCCAAAATACTTTTGCTCAAGAAGGAATTCCTGTTTATTCCGATTATCTATCTGATAATTATTACCTTCTTCATCCTTCTATGGCAGGTGCCGCAAATTGTTCAAAAATAAGACTTACTGCTCGTAAACAATGGTTTGATCAGGAAGATGCTCCTGCTTTACAAACACTCAGTTTTAATGGTAGAATAAGTGATAATGCTGGTGCAGGTATTATTGTTTTTAATGATAAAAATGGATTTCATTCTCAAAAGGGTGTGAAACTTACTTATGCTTATCATTTGATGTTTTCTAGAGATGAAGTAGATCTTAATCAACTGTCTTTTGGTATGAGTGCGGGTTTTATTCAAAGTCAACTAGACCAAACTTCTTTTTTAGAGCCAGGACAAAGTGATCCCTCTGTAGATGGAACTGTGATCCTTAAAGAGGCTTATTTTAATACTGATATTGGTTTGTCTTATAATTATCTTGACTTTTATGCTCATGCTACTGTAAAGAACGCGATCGAATCTAGAAGAGCAATTTATAGTGATTACGAAAGTGACAATCTAAGAAAATATATGATCAGTGTAGGCTATAATTTTGGTAATCCAAAAGAATTGCTTTGGGAACCATCTGTTTTGTATCAACAAGTAGAAGCTACAAATGAAAAAGCAATAGATTTAAATTTGAAAGTTTATAAAAACATTGATTTTGGACGTGTGTGGGGTGGTCTTTCGTACAGACGTAGTTTAGAAGGAGCACAGTTTAATGATAACGGTGTCATTGGAACCCAAAAATTACAATATATTACACCAATTGTAGGGGTGAATGTTAATAAATTTATGTTTGCTTATACCTATTCTCAACTTTCGGGAGCCGTGCAGTTTGATAACGGTGGTTACCATCAAATTACCTTAGGGATTGATTTATTTTGTAAGCCAGCTAAATATTCATGTAATTGTCCAGCCATAAACTAA
- a CDS encoding NifU family protein, which yields MSKITIKETQNPTILKFEFEDFITQNENFEFKNIDEAKDSPLAQKLFYLPFVKTVYISGNFIAIERFSIVEWDDVKDAVAEQIEQFIIDGGVIVTKSETTTKKQPVNVYGETTPNPAALKFVVSKMLTKNAVEFKNIDQTSASPLAKELFKFPYVKEIFIDENYISITKYDINEWQEITLELRSFIKQYIENGGIVLDESYIASSTETETIKAQEFDNLDTTSQQIINILEEYVKPAVQADGGNIAFDSYNEEEKLVKVILQGACSGCPSSTFTLKSGIENMLKSMLNDESIKVEAVNA from the coding sequence ATGAGCAAAATCACCATAAAAGAAACGCAAAACCCAACCATACTAAAATTTGAGTTTGAAGATTTTATAACACAAAATGAAAATTTTGAGTTTAAGAATATCGACGAAGCAAAAGATTCGCCATTGGCTCAAAAATTATTTTATTTACCCTTTGTAAAAACCGTATATATCTCCGGTAATTTTATTGCAATCGAAAGATTTAGCATTGTAGAATGGGATGATGTCAAGGACGCAGTTGCAGAGCAGATTGAACAATTTATAATAGACGGAGGCGTAATTGTAACTAAAAGTGAAACTACTACAAAAAAGCAACCTGTTAATGTTTATGGAGAAACTACTCCAAATCCAGCTGCATTAAAATTTGTAGTTAGTAAAATGTTGACCAAAAATGCTGTCGAATTTAAAAATATAGATCAAACTAGTGCTTCACCATTAGCAAAGGAATTATTTAAATTTCCTTATGTAAAAGAAATTTTTATTGATGAAAATTATATTTCAATTACAAAATATGATATCAATGAATGGCAAGAAATCACATTAGAACTTAGAAGTTTCATTAAACAATATATAGAAAACGGCGGTATTGTACTAGATGAAAGCTACATTGCAAGCTCTACTGAAACCGAAACTATCAAGGCGCAAGAGTTTGATAATTTAGACACCACTTCTCAACAAATTATTAATATTTTAGAAGAATATGTAAAACCAGCAGTTCAGGCTGATGGAGGTAATATAGCTTTTGACTCCTACAATGAGGAGGAAAAACTGGTGAAAGTAATTTTACAAGGAGCTTGTAGCGGCTGTCCATCATCAACATTTACTTTAAAAAGCGGTATCGAAAACATGTTAAAAAGTATGCTAAACGATGAAAGTATCAAAGTAGAAGCCGTTAATGCATAA
- a CDS encoding apolipoprotein A1/A4/E family protein, whose product MGLTSFFKNLFGSAKETTTELANKAEATLEQAKANAAPYLDKAEDFIEDKLEQAKEAAAPYLEKAENFAEETIDKVKVHAAPIVDKAEEFAGQAKEKVAEFADKAEETLENLTDTVKEKLNHTSDAIANGTEDAKKAIENTTEKTVALADDGKEIAKTEIKEVVNKIEEDAD is encoded by the coding sequence ATGGGACTAACCTCTTTTTTTAAAAATTTATTTGGCTCTGCCAAAGAAACCACGACTGAATTGGCCAATAAAGCCGAAGCAACACTAGAACAAGCAAAAGCAAATGCTGCACCTTACCTAGATAAAGCCGAAGATTTTATTGAAGATAAACTAGAGCAAGCCAAAGAAGCTGCAGCTCCTTACCTTGAAAAAGCAGAAAACTTTGCCGAAGAAACCATTGATAAAGTTAAAGTACACGCAGCACCTATTGTTGATAAAGCAGAAGAGTTTGCTGGACAAGCAAAAGAAAAGGTAGCTGAATTTGCTGATAAAGCCGAAGAAACTTTAGAAAACCTTACGGATACTGTAAAAGAAAAATTGAATCACACTAGCGATGCAATTGCTAACGGTACCGAAGATGCCAAAAAAGCGATTGAAAATACAACTGAGAAAACTGTAGCTTTAGCTGACGACGGAAAAGAAATTGCTAAAACAGAAATAAAAGAAGTTGTAAATAAAATCGAAGAAGACGCAGATTAA
- a CDS encoding mechanosensitive ion channel family protein encodes MNLDPNQITSYANTFAQVLIDYSPKLISAFIILIAGLYIIRLINRFIRTLMVKRDLDPTLTRFLADILLWVLRVILFVSFISKLGIETSSFVAILGAMGLAVGLSLQGSLSNFAGGMLIILFKPFRVNDTIEAQGVTGTVSEIQIFVTKLITGNNQTIFVPNGALSNGNIINYSMEKIRRADLTIAISYDTNIKIAKDIITTVLENNPKVLKTPEAEVAVKILTDNAIQLAVRPWATNEDFGNVCAETLQGCKEAFDIAGITMQPFVKESSFTSNTAT; translated from the coding sequence ATGAATCTAGACCCAAACCAAATCACTAGCTACGCCAATACTTTTGCGCAAGTATTAATTGATTATTCCCCAAAATTAATTTCGGCATTTATCATCCTAATCGCTGGATTGTACATCATCCGATTAATCAATCGATTTATTAGGACCTTAATGGTCAAGAGAGATCTAGACCCTACCCTAACTCGGTTTTTAGCTGATATTTTACTTTGGGTTTTACGAGTAATTTTGTTTGTATCGTTTATCTCTAAATTAGGGATTGAAACATCCTCTTTTGTTGCAATTTTAGGAGCCATGGGACTTGCGGTGGGGTTGTCATTACAAGGATCTCTTTCCAATTTTGCTGGCGGAATGTTAATTATTCTATTCAAGCCCTTTCGTGTCAACGACACAATAGAAGCACAAGGTGTAACAGGAACTGTAAGTGAAATACAAATTTTTGTTACCAAATTAATTACAGGTAACAATCAAACTATTTTTGTTCCTAACGGTGCCTTATCAAATGGGAATATCATTAACTATTCTATGGAAAAAATTAGAAGAGCCGATTTGACTATTGCAATATCCTATGACACCAATATTAAAATTGCGAAAGACATCATAACTACAGTTTTGGAAAACAACCCTAAGGTTTTAAAAACACCAGAAGCCGAAGTTGCTGTCAAAATATTAACAGACAATGCAATTCAACTAGCTGTTAGACCATGGGCAACAAATGAAGATTTTGGAAATGTATGTGCAGAAACGCTTCAAGGATGCAAAGAAGCCTTTGATATTGCCGGAATTACTATGCAACCTTTTGTTAAAGAGTCTTCGTTTACATCAAACACTGCAACCTAA
- the tsaB gene encoding tRNA (adenosine(37)-N6)-threonylcarbamoyltransferase complex dimerization subunit type 1 TsaB → MSYILNIETATKNCSVSLAKDGVTILCKEIAEEGYSHAERLHVFIEEIFKESGCNLKDLSAVAVSQGPGSYTGLRIGVSAAKGLCFALDIPLIAIDTLETLAAQAKINKGLIIPMIDARRMEVYSAFFDSKLEKKREVQAQIIDENSFNELQDDLYFVGDCAVKCKSVLNKSNHFFLETLVFPSANEMSFLSFEKFKINDIVDVAYFEPYYLKDFMITTPKKK, encoded by the coding sequence TTGAGTTATATACTAAACATTGAAACCGCTACTAAGAATTGTTCTGTTTCATTAGCAAAAGATGGCGTAACAATCCTTTGTAAAGAAATTGCAGAAGAAGGATACTCACATGCAGAGCGACTTCATGTTTTTATAGAAGAAATTTTTAAAGAGTCAGGTTGTAATCTCAAAGATTTATCTGCCGTTGCAGTTAGTCAAGGTCCAGGTTCTTATACGGGTTTGCGTATAGGCGTATCAGCTGCAAAAGGATTGTGTTTTGCATTAGATATTCCACTAATAGCTATAGATACGCTGGAAACTCTTGCGGCACAAGCTAAAATTAATAAGGGTTTAATTATTCCGATGATTGATGCCCGAAGAATGGAAGTATACAGTGCATTTTTTGATTCAAAACTTGAAAAAAAGCGTGAAGTTCAGGCCCAAATAATAGATGAGAATTCATTTAATGAGCTTCAAGATGATTTGTATTTTGTGGGAGACTGTGCTGTAAAATGCAAGAGCGTACTCAATAAAAGCAATCATTTTTTTCTAGAAACTTTAGTTTTTCCTTCGGCTAACGAAATGAGTTTTCTTAGTTTTGAAAAATTCAAAATAAACGACATTGTTGATGTCGCTTATTTTGAACCCTATTATTTGAAAGACTTTATGATAACTACTCCTAAAAAAAAGTAA
- a CDS encoding efflux RND transporter periplasmic adaptor subunit, whose amino-acid sequence MSKKTVYILIGGAVVIIAGLIALSKSGVIGKKDVGTEVETAQVIPSTIIETVSATGKIQPEIEVKISSEVSGEIIALNVKEGQVVKKGDLLVKINPDLYTSGYNRSVSNLSGTKASLSQADASFKESKANYDRNKTLFDKGIISKSDWDKAIASFEVAKASKQSAYYNVQSASATVNEAKDNLGRTTIYAPADGTISMLNVELGERVLGTQQMTGTEILRVANLNNMEVEVDVNENDIVKIKVGDEANVEVDAYLKKQFKGVVTSISNSASSALTADQVTNFKVKVRILKESYEDLLEGKPNTYSPFRPGMTATVDIITETRSNVLAVPISSVVVKSDTAAVKEIKVEDTSEDQKDAAPKSDKKFECVFVKVGDKAKIRIIKTGIQDDTNIEILTGLKKGDVIITGPYATVTKELNSGDKVAIATDKDKKDKDKK is encoded by the coding sequence ATGTCAAAAAAAACAGTTTATATCCTAATAGGTGGTGCAGTAGTAATTATTGCGGGTTTAATTGCTCTTTCTAAATCTGGGGTTATAGGTAAAAAAGATGTAGGTACGGAGGTAGAAACCGCACAAGTAATTCCATCTACAATAATTGAAACGGTATCTGCTACCGGAAAAATACAGCCTGAAATTGAAGTTAAAATTTCTTCTGAAGTTTCGGGAGAAATCATCGCCTTAAATGTAAAAGAAGGGCAAGTAGTGAAAAAAGGAGATTTACTAGTGAAGATCAATCCAGATTTATACACGTCTGGTTACAACAGATCAGTATCTAACTTATCCGGAACTAAAGCAAGTTTAAGTCAAGCAGATGCTTCTTTTAAAGAATCAAAAGCAAACTACGATAGAAACAAAACATTGTTTGATAAAGGAATCATTTCAAAATCGGATTGGGACAAGGCTATTGCTTCGTTTGAAGTTGCTAAAGCGTCTAAACAGTCAGCTTATTACAACGTTCAAAGCGCTTCTGCAACAGTAAATGAAGCCAAAGATAATCTAGGGCGTACAACTATTTATGCACCTGCTGACGGTACTATTTCTATGTTAAATGTAGAATTAGGAGAGCGTGTTTTAGGAACGCAACAAATGACAGGAACTGAGATTTTGAGAGTAGCCAACTTGAATAATATGGAGGTTGAAGTAGATGTTAATGAAAATGATATTGTAAAAATTAAAGTGGGGGATGAAGCTAATGTAGAAGTTGATGCTTATCTTAAAAAGCAGTTTAAAGGTGTTGTTACAAGCATTTCAAATTCAGCAAGTTCAGCTTTGACAGCAGATCAGGTAACTAATTTTAAAGTTAAAGTAAGAATATTAAAAGAATCTTACGAAGATTTATTAGAAGGGAAGCCAAATACATACTCTCCTTTTAGACCAGGAATGACAGCTACGGTAGATATAATTACTGAAACTAGAAGCAATGTGCTTGCTGTTCCAATTAGTTCAGTTGTAGTAAAATCAGATACTGCAGCCGTAAAAGAAATAAAAGTTGAGGATACAAGTGAGGATCAAAAAGATGCTGCCCCTAAAAGCGACAAGAAATTTGAGTGTGTTTTTGTTAAAGTAGGAGATAAAGCAAAAATTAGAATTATAAAAACTGGTATTCAAGACGATACTAATATTGAAATCCTGACTGGCTTGAAAAAAGGAGATGTAATTATTACAGGACCTTATGCCACAGTTACAAAAGAGCTAAACTCAGGAGATAAAGTGGCAATTGCTACTGATAAAGATAAAAAGGACAAGGACAAGAAGTAA
- a CDS encoding TolC family protein: MKKKSFFSLFIVLVGLSVNGQTKKWTLQECVNYAIQNNISIKQSALDTKTALIDKRGAIGNFLPSLNASTSHSWNIGLNQDIISGTLENKTTQFTSAGANVGIDIYKGLQNQNTLRRSNLSLVAAKYQLLKMQEDVALNVANAFLQVLFNKENLKVQKQQLDINEKQYIRSEELVNSGSIPRGDLLDIKATIATNNQSIIAAENALLISKLSLSQLLQLKEFENFDVADDTDVKDENNIMMQNPNAIYNKALEGRTELKIAKTNLEIAEKDVDIARGAYQPTIQGFYRFDSRVAYSGRPVGRIQSTENPTSQIGFVEGTNQNVLAPNILPVLGKPAPFFNQFSDNKGHSFGVQISIPIFNGFSVRNNVERSRVNLERSKIAVEQQDLDLQRNVYTAFADAKGALKSYESAVIAVEARQNAVDFAKERFNVGLMNSFDYNQAQTLLTNAQSEVLRTKYDYIFKIKILEFYFGIPLIKN, from the coding sequence ATGAAAAAAAAGAGTTTCTTTAGTTTATTCATTGTTCTTGTAGGATTGTCTGTAAATGGACAAACCAAAAAATGGACCTTGCAAGAATGTGTGAACTACGCCATTCAAAACAACATCTCTATTAAGCAATCTGCTCTTGATACTAAAACGGCATTGATTGATAAAAGAGGTGCCATTGGTAATTTTTTACCTTCATTGAATGCCAGTACTTCCCACTCTTGGAATATTGGTCTAAACCAAGACATTATTTCTGGTACATTGGAAAATAAAACCACACAATTTACTTCTGCTGGGGCAAATGTAGGAATTGATATTTACAAGGGTTTGCAAAATCAAAATACCTTACGCAGGTCTAATTTATCTCTAGTTGCAGCCAAGTATCAGTTGTTAAAAATGCAAGAAGATGTTGCCTTAAACGTAGCGAATGCCTTTTTACAAGTGCTTTTTAATAAAGAAAACTTAAAAGTACAAAAGCAACAGCTTGATATTAATGAAAAACAATATATACGTTCAGAAGAGTTAGTAAATTCAGGCTCTATACCAAGAGGTGATTTATTAGATATTAAAGCTACTATAGCAACTAATAATCAGAGTATAATTGCTGCCGAGAATGCTTTGCTAATTTCTAAATTGAGTTTATCACAATTGTTACAGCTTAAGGAATTTGAAAATTTTGATGTAGCAGACGATACTGATGTAAAGGATGAAAACAATATCATGATGCAAAATCCTAATGCAATTTATAACAAAGCATTAGAAGGAAGAACAGAATTGAAAATTGCTAAAACTAATTTAGAAATTGCTGAAAAAGATGTGGACATTGCAAGAGGTGCTTATCAACCTACTATTCAAGGTTTTTATAGGTTTGATTCAAGGGTAGCCTATAGTGGTAGACCAGTTGGAAGAATACAAAGCACTGAAAATCCCACCTCTCAAATAGGTTTTGTAGAAGGAACAAATCAAAATGTTTTGGCTCCTAATATTTTACCAGTTTTAGGGAAACCAGCTCCATTTTTTAATCAGTTTAGCGATAATAAAGGGCACTCTTTTGGAGTGCAAATCTCAATACCAATATTTAATGGGTTTTCTGTTAGAAACAATGTAGAGCGTTCAAGAGTAAATCTAGAGCGATCAAAAATTGCAGTAGAACAGCAAGACTTAGATTTACAAAGAAATGTTTACACGGCATTTGCTGATGCAAAAGGAGCTTTAAAATCATACGAATCGGCTGTAATTGCTGTTGAGGCAAGACAAAATGCTGTTGATTTTGCAAAGGAACGTTTTAATGTGGGGCTAATGAACTCATTCGATTACAATCAAGCCCAAACATTGCTTACTAATGCGCAATCTGAAGTATTGAGAACCAAATACGATTATATCTTTAAAATTAAAATATTAGAATTCTATTTTGGAATTCCTCTTATCAAAAACTAA